Proteins co-encoded in one Armatimonadota bacterium genomic window:
- a CDS encoding DUF5678 domain-containing protein yields MARGTTLYLRGLPEVLVREAKATAARRGVTLTALVAEALQQVVGVTVPLPGPRRAGRARPRATGRPGPTPRSAEVREATAAGTAATASAAPDAAKHLAESMRWFEVNRARLVRRYRNQYVAIDRGRVIDHDRDFDALARRVFARLGSRPVFMPKVTAEERVVSLPSPWLVPG; encoded by the coding sequence CGCTCTACCTGCGGGGACTCCCCGAGGTGCTGGTGCGGGAAGCGAAGGCCACGGCGGCGCGACGCGGGGTGACGCTGACGGCCCTGGTGGCCGAGGCGCTCCAGCAGGTGGTGGGCGTGACGGTCCCGCTACCCGGCCCGCGAAGGGCCGGCCGGGCGCGACCGCGGGCCACCGGGCGTCCCGGACCGACGCCCCGCAGTGCCGAGGTCAGGGAGGCCACGGCGGCCGGCACGGCGGCTACGGCGAGCGCGGCTCCCGACGCCGCAAAGCACCTGGCCGAGAGCATGCGCTGGTTCGAGGTGAACCGCGCGCGCCTGGTCCGGCGCTACCGCAACCAGTACGTGGCCATCGACCGCGGTCGGGTGATCGACCACGACCGTGACTTCGACGCGCTGGCGCGCCGGGTGTTCGCGCGGCTGGGATCACGGCCGGTCTTCATGCCGAAGGTAACGGCCGAGGAGCGGGTAGTGTCCCTCCCTTCGCCCTGGCTGGTCCCAGGGTAG
- a CDS encoding ABC transporter permease — protein sequence MRAFGLTVLFFFKHYFRDRTSVFWGLLFPLMLMSLIGVAFGRGESVTFTVGLVRGPGPVAEGLRQGLAEVPVLRVVDEPDEASALQALRRGRRVLVIVPPDAASGSATASPRASPLAPAQAHRTGTIRVYVDQARLQDARTALLILERFVAEANLRLFGAAPILRLETAPVAGARRMRFIDFLLPGILAMTVMNSGLQGTSWVVTEYRQRLVLKRVLATPVHPGLFLGGLVARYAATNLVQLAVIALVAVGLFRVVIAGSLFALAGLAVWGTLVFVGMGLAVSTVSRTPEAANLLGSLLGFPMMFLAGVFWPREFMPAAVQPLISALPLAPLVEAMRGVAARGDALGPYLPGLLYLTGWGVAAFLLARSRFRWE from the coding sequence ATGCGTGCCTTCGGCCTGACCGTCCTCTTCTTCTTCAAGCACTACTTCCGCGACCGCACCAGCGTCTTCTGGGGGCTGCTGTTTCCCCTCATGTTAATGAGCCTCATCGGGGTCGCGTTCGGCCGCGGGGAGAGCGTCACGTTCACGGTCGGCCTCGTGCGCGGCCCGGGCCCTGTGGCCGAGGGGCTGCGCCAGGGACTGGCCGAGGTGCCAGTGCTGCGGGTGGTGGACGAACCCGACGAGGCCTCGGCGCTCCAGGCGCTCCGGCGCGGGCGGCGAGTCCTCGTCATCGTCCCGCCGGATGCGGCGTCCGGGTCGGCAACGGCCTCCCCGAGGGCCTCGCCCCTGGCACCCGCCCAGGCCCACCGGACCGGCACCATCCGCGTCTACGTCGACCAGGCCCGCCTGCAGGACGCGCGCACGGCGCTCCTTATCCTGGAACGCTTCGTGGCCGAGGCCAACCTGCGCCTTTTTGGGGCGGCGCCGATCCTGCGCCTGGAGACCGCGCCGGTGGCCGGCGCGCGGCGCATGCGCTTCATCGACTTCCTTCTCCCGGGCATCCTCGCCATGACCGTCATGAATTCCGGCCTGCAGGGGACGAGCTGGGTGGTGACCGAGTACCGGCAGCGTCTCGTGCTCAAGCGGGTGCTGGCGACGCCGGTGCACCCTGGCCTCTTCCTCGGCGGCCTGGTGGCCCGCTACGCCGCCACCAACCTAGTGCAGCTGGCGGTGATCGCGCTGGTGGCGGTGGGGCTCTTCCGGGTCGTGATCGCCGGCAGCCTGTTCGCGCTCGCGGGCCTGGCGGTGTGGGGAACGCTGGTCTTCGTGGGAATGGGGCTTGCGGTCTCCACGGTCTCGCGCACGCCCGAAGCCGCCAACCTGCTGGGCAGCCTGCTCGGCTTTCCCATGATGTTCCTCGCGGGGGTCTTCTGGCCGCGGGAGTTCATGCCGGCGGCGGTGCAGCCGCTCATCAGCGCGCTGCCGCTTGCGCCGCTCGTCGAGGCGATGCGCGGCGTGGCCGCCCGCGGCGACGCGCTCGGCCCCTACCTTCCGGGGCTGCTCTACCTGACGGGGTGGGGTGTGGCGGCCTTCCTCCTGGCGAGGTCGCGGTTCCGGTGGGAGTAG